Proteins from a single region of Chryseobacterium sp. T16E-39:
- a CDS encoding GyrI-like domain-containing protein has translation MEEQMNCIYRTIHFIEKNYDEPISVKDLEDVSHYSYRNIQRIFKYSCGETIGAFQQRLKVENAYKLILYSKESLTSIALEVGFANIASFSKAFKQHFGISPKAAKLSKEKLLCGPDLIPVTSDILLEPEMVYLKPMQIYYQSIQTYYNNEEIEWLWEKFMQNEFPISETEYFGVIVDEPLIKTEINCRYDACSTSQSKHKKLPSKMIFGGKYARFAHHGGYETIDETYAKIYSRWIFNSGLEFSHSPIIEKYEKHTDGREDQLTYILLPLK, from the coding sequence ATGGAAGAGCAGATGAATTGTATTTACAGGACGATACATTTTATCGAGAAAAATTATGACGAACCAATCTCTGTTAAGGATCTGGAAGATGTATCGCATTATTCTTACAGAAATATACAACGTATTTTTAAGTATAGCTGTGGGGAAACCATCGGTGCTTTCCAGCAAAGATTAAAAGTAGAAAATGCTTACAAATTAATTCTTTACAGTAAGGAAAGCCTTACCTCTATTGCTCTTGAAGTGGGTTTTGCAAATATTGCCTCTTTTTCCAAAGCTTTTAAGCAGCATTTTGGGATTTCCCCAAAGGCAGCAAAATTAAGCAAGGAAAAGCTACTTTGCGGTCCCGATCTGATTCCAGTAACATCGGACATCCTGTTAGAACCCGAAATGGTATACCTCAAGCCAATGCAGATCTATTATCAGAGCATTCAAACCTATTACAACAATGAGGAAATCGAATGGTTATGGGAAAAGTTTATGCAAAATGAATTTCCTATTTCAGAGACGGAATATTTTGGGGTAATCGTTGATGAGCCATTAATTAAAACTGAAATAAACTGTCGCTATGATGCATGTTCAACATCGCAGTCAAAACATAAAAAATTACCCTCAAAAATGATATTTGGAGGTAAATATGCCCGTTTTGCTCACCATGGCGGTTATGAAACAATAGACGAAACCTATGCGAAGATCTATTCCCGATGGATCTTTAATTCCGGTCTTGAATTCTCTCATTCCCCGATCATAGAAAAGTATGAAAAACATACTGATGGTCGGGAAGATCAATTAACTTATATTTTGTTGCCGTTGAAGTAA
- a CDS encoding DUF3574 domain-containing protein, translating to MKTQKKLIIPAILSLALVSCATMQRTDLYFGTNIPTGGNVTPQQWKDFSDNVITGYFPEGYTETDAVGKWKDTQTKLTISENTKVVTFIGKPTKERNALLDSVTQKYIRKFQQQSVLRIDSKPRVKFISKT from the coding sequence ATGAAAACACAAAAAAAACTGATAATCCCGGCTATTTTAAGCTTAGCTCTTGTTTCATGTGCCACAATGCAGCGAACCGACCTGTATTTTGGCACCAATATTCCTACCGGTGGAAATGTAACTCCACAACAATGGAAAGATTTCTCTGATAACGTGATAACAGGCTATTTTCCTGAAGGATACACCGAAACCGATGCTGTGGGTAAATGGAAAGACACACAGACAAAATTAACGATATCAGAAAATACAAAAGTCGTTACTTTTATCGGTAAGCCAACCAAAGAAAGAAATGCATTACTGGACAGCGTTACACAGAAATACATCCGCAAATTTCAACAACAAAGTGTATTAAGGATAGATAGTAAACCTAGGGTTAAGTTTATCAGCAAAACATAA
- a CDS encoding transposase: MNVENLTISYVTRAEVWLCITTLLYFLMNGAQIFETLVFVPKWASSPPQNFKLLLDGNGASLKVFWIVLHSIHEVAFILSIIFCWKIDPVKNWLLVLFILHVMVRVWTLSFFAPQIIDFQKIAESQQFPKDLLSRVSLWQKLNYVRVLIFIIISLGLIPLCVKLFQIRL, translated from the coding sequence ATGAATGTAGAAAATCTAACCATCAGTTATGTAACAAGAGCCGAAGTATGGCTTTGTATTACAACGTTGCTTTATTTTTTAATGAATGGAGCCCAGATTTTTGAAACCCTTGTTTTTGTTCCTAAGTGGGCTTCTTCCCCACCCCAAAATTTTAAACTACTTCTTGATGGAAATGGAGCTAGTCTTAAAGTTTTTTGGATTGTTTTGCATTCTATCCATGAAGTTGCATTTATTCTTAGTATTATTTTCTGCTGGAAAATCGACCCTGTTAAAAATTGGTTATTAGTACTATTTATTCTTCACGTAATGGTAAGAGTCTGGACTTTATCTTTCTTTGCTCCTCAAATTATAGATTTCCAGAAAATAGCAGAATCACAACAATTCCCAAAAGACCTGCTTTCAAGAGTATCATTATGGCAAAAACTTAATTATGTAAGAGTTCTCATTTTTATAATTATCTCTTTAGGACTTATTCCATTATGCGTTAAGCTATTTCAAATTCGCCTATAA
- a CDS encoding MarR family winged helix-turn-helix transcriptional regulator — MDKKKIEHFKTISKQYSDASIIMHEAIARKAGLTGTDHKYLGLILQHSSITAGEISKLTGLTTGAVTALIDRLEKKELLRREFTKEDRRKVIVIPNIDNSMKLLQPLFDELQQKTVKLISTFSEDELQVVERYFTEATAIMKETSDHLNQK, encoded by the coding sequence ATGGATAAGAAAAAAATAGAGCATTTCAAAACGATAAGCAAACAATACTCTGATGCTTCCATTATTATGCATGAGGCAATAGCACGAAAAGCAGGTTTAACAGGAACAGATCATAAGTATTTAGGACTTATATTACAGCATTCATCAATTACAGCGGGTGAGATATCAAAACTAACAGGACTGACGACAGGGGCTGTAACCGCATTAATTGATCGTTTGGAAAAAAAAGAATTGCTTAGAAGAGAGTTTACTAAAGAAGACAGAAGAAAGGTAATCGTCATTCCTAATATTGACAATTCAATGAAATTACTGCAACCACTTTTTGATGAATTGCAGCAAAAAACGGTTAAACTTATATCTACTTTTTCAGAAGATGAATTGCAAGTTGTTGAACGGTATTTCACTGAGGCAACAGCAATAATGAAAGAAACCTCGGATCATTTAAACCAAAAATAA
- a CDS encoding rod shape-determining protein, giving the protein MGLFDMFTQEIAMDLGTANTLIIHNNKIIIDQPSIVSIDRTTGKPIAVGEQAKLMQGKTHENIKAVRPLKDGVIADFHASEHMIKEFIKQIPGIKGRFIQPALRIVICIPSGITEVEKRAVKDSALKVNAKEVKLIYEPMAAAIGAGIDVQNPEGNMIVDIGGGTTEIAVIALGGIVCDRSLKIAGDVFTNDIAYFLRSHYNLYVGERTAERIKIEIGSALEELEYPLEDIPVQGRDMITGKPKEIMVNYKEIFKALDKSLMRIEDAVMETLSLTPPELAADIYKTGIYLAGGGALLHGLADRIHKKTGLPVCVAEDPLRAVVRGTGIALKNINKFRFLMSN; this is encoded by the coding sequence ATGGGGCTATTTGATATGTTTACGCAAGAGATCGCAATGGATCTTGGAACCGCTAATACTTTAATCATACACAATAACAAAATTATCATTGATCAGCCCTCCATAGTCTCTATAGACCGTACTACAGGAAAACCAATTGCTGTCGGAGAACAGGCGAAGCTTATGCAAGGGAAAACCCATGAAAATATTAAAGCCGTACGTCCATTAAAAGATGGAGTCATTGCAGATTTTCATGCTTCTGAACACATGATCAAAGAATTTATAAAACAGATACCGGGAATCAAGGGCAGATTTATCCAGCCTGCGCTGAGAATTGTAATATGCATTCCTTCAGGAATTACTGAAGTTGAAAAAAGAGCGGTGAAGGATTCTGCGCTGAAGGTTAATGCAAAAGAAGTAAAACTGATCTATGAACCGATGGCAGCTGCTATTGGGGCCGGAATTGACGTTCAGAATCCGGAGGGAAATATGATTGTGGATATAGGAGGTGGAACTACAGAAATAGCAGTCATTGCACTTGGAGGCATTGTTTGTGACAGATCTTTAAAAATAGCAGGGGATGTTTTTACGAATGATATTGCTTATTTCCTAAGATCACACTACAATTTATATGTTGGAGAGAGAACTGCTGAAAGAATAAAAATAGAAATAGGATCTGCACTGGAAGAACTGGAATATCCTCTGGAAGACATTCCTGTACAGGGAAGAGATATGATTACCGGTAAACCCAAAGAGATCATGGTCAATTATAAAGAGATTTTCAAGGCACTGGATAAATCTTTGATGAGAATTGAAGATGCAGTTATGGAAACCCTTTCCCTAACGCCTCCTGAACTCGCTGCGGATATCTATAAAACTGGGATATACCTTGCTGGAGGAGGGGCTCTTCTCCATGGGCTGGCTGACAGGATCCATAAAAAAACGGGATTGCCTGTATGTGTTGCTGAAGATCCTTTGAGAGCTGTTGTACGCGGAACGGGTATCGCTCTTAAAAATATCAATAAGTTTAGATTTCTTATGAGTAACTAG
- the bla gene encoding subclass B1 metallo-beta-lactamase, whose translation MKIIIKISLIIILSLITLNCNSQKKEVFKPKVVYKSDDLIITQISKNSFEHTSFQQTHDFGNVPCNGLIVTNSNEAVVFDTPTNDKSSEKLIKWIKETLHCKINAIVPTHFHSDCLGGLKAFDQYQISSYAYFKTIELAKENRYTIPKNSFQDSLLLKVGNEDVVVKFFGEGHTKDNVIGYFPSENIMFGGCLIKEIGASKGYLGDSNVSAWSNTVENIKKQYPNVKIVIPGHGEYGNKELLDYTIKLFKK comes from the coding sequence ATGAAAATCATTATAAAAATATCATTAATAATTATACTTTCCTTAATTACTTTAAATTGCAATTCTCAAAAAAAAGAGGTGTTCAAACCTAAAGTTGTATACAAAAGTGATGATTTAATCATTACTCAGATTTCTAAAAATTCTTTTGAGCACACCTCTTTTCAGCAAACTCATGATTTTGGGAATGTTCCCTGTAATGGTCTGATTGTCACCAATAGCAATGAAGCTGTTGTATTTGACACTCCTACCAATGATAAAAGCTCTGAAAAGCTCATCAAATGGATTAAAGAAACATTACACTGTAAAATAAATGCTATCGTTCCTACTCATTTTCATAGTGATTGTTTAGGTGGGCTAAAAGCATTTGATCAGTATCAGATCTCTTCATACGCTTATTTTAAAACCATAGAATTGGCTAAAGAAAATCGCTATACTATTCCTAAAAACAGTTTTCAGGATTCATTACTTCTCAAAGTAGGTAACGAAGATGTCGTTGTAAAATTCTTTGGAGAAGGCCACACTAAAGATAATGTCATTGGCTATTTTCCAAGTGAAAACATCATGTTTGGAGGCTGTCTTATAAAAGAAATTGGCGCCAGCAAAGGTTATTTAGGAGATTCAAATGTTTCTGCCTGGTCAAATACGGTTGAAAATATTAAAAAGCAATATCCTAATGTAAAAATTGTTATTCCGGGTCATGGGGAATATGGAAATAAAGAATTACTTGATTATACAATTAAGCTCTTTAAAAAATAA
- a CDS encoding DUF6624 domain-containing protein → MNYKSFAKRIIQLREADLEFRDHLIRKGQLGNGYHTGMEELHNKNAAILGEIISAIGYPTTDKVGTEASEAAWLVIQHSIGRPEFMKDCAVLLKDEVDHGKADPKNWAYLSDRIAVLQEKPQLYGTQFDWNENGELSPNAFDSLMQVNERRRSIGLNTLEEQIELIRKRVKKENQLPPKDFDERKKEMNEWRKKVGWIK, encoded by the coding sequence ATGAATTATAAAAGCTTTGCAAAAAGGATTATTCAACTCAGGGAAGCAGATCTTGAATTTCGTGATCATCTTATCCGAAAAGGACAACTTGGAAATGGATATCATACAGGTATGGAGGAACTGCATAACAAAAATGCGGCAATATTGGGTGAAATCATCAGTGCTATAGGGTATCCCACAACAGATAAAGTGGGTACTGAAGCCAGTGAAGCAGCCTGGCTGGTTATCCAGCATTCAATTGGTCGCCCAGAATTTATGAAAGACTGTGCTGTACTCTTAAAAGATGAAGTGGATCATGGAAAAGCTGATCCCAAAAACTGGGCTTATCTGAGCGATCGGATTGCCGTATTACAAGAAAAGCCCCAACTTTATGGAACTCAGTTTGATTGGAATGAAAACGGAGAACTAAGTCCAAATGCTTTTGATAGTCTGATGCAGGTAAATGAGAGAAGACGGTCTATAGGGCTTAATACACTCGAGGAACAAATAGAACTGATCCGGAAAAGGGTGAAAAAAGAAAATCAACTTCCACCGAAAGATTTTGATGAGAGAAAAAAGGAAATGAACGAATGGCGAAAAAAAGTAGGCTGGATCAAGTAA
- a CDS encoding LytR/AlgR family response regulator transcription factor encodes MNILIIEDEARIARRLQRMTTEFFGNKPVRIVVCDSLQKGLDEITLQLPDLLLLDLNLNGDNGFEVLEQMVAASFHTIIVSANIDKAITAFAYGVLDFVPKPFDQTRLFQALNRFISPAIKSEEGVKYLAVKKSGQIRLINISEVIYIKGAGIYTELCLKNGQQELHDKSLELLQQLLPDRFERIHKSYLVNLQQAERIVVSPGSRYELILKTGEILPIGRSKYKELKNKMI; translated from the coding sequence ATGAATATACTGATCATAGAAGACGAAGCCAGAATCGCCCGTCGTTTGCAACGGATGACAACCGAATTTTTTGGCAATAAGCCTGTCCGGATTGTAGTCTGTGATTCCCTGCAAAAAGGACTTGATGAAATTACCCTCCAACTTCCTGATCTGCTTTTGCTGGATCTTAATCTCAATGGAGACAATGGGTTTGAAGTGTTGGAGCAAATGGTGGCCGCTTCGTTTCACACGATTATTGTTTCAGCTAATATTGATAAAGCCATTACCGCTTTTGCGTATGGTGTACTTGATTTTGTTCCCAAGCCTTTTGATCAGACAAGGCTTTTTCAGGCACTGAACCGATTTATCAGTCCGGCCATAAAATCTGAGGAAGGTGTTAAATACCTAGCAGTAAAGAAATCAGGGCAAATCCGGTTAATCAATATTAGTGAAGTTATTTACATTAAAGGCGCAGGAATTTATACAGAACTCTGTCTTAAAAACGGGCAGCAGGAACTTCACGACAAATCACTTGAGTTACTGCAACAGCTTCTTCCGGATAGATTTGAGCGAATTCATAAATCTTATCTGGTCAATCTTCAACAGGCTGAAAGGATCGTCGTCAGTCCAGGCAGCCGATATGAACTTATACTTAAGACAGGTGAGATATTACCCATCGGACGTTCAAAATATAAAGAACTCAAAAATAAGATGATCTGA
- a CDS encoding histidine kinase encodes MPVIPVEVKTCELLYRLSNGYPFLRITLYIYNMHHFMFLLIFLGILNPSVIRTEDPIPVYKTGDDLAWASKDYNDKNWTKDRGNTGNNIFWSRTHLEIRQVEDQFLPLGLQIESFGSFDVYWDGVFIGNNGKIPQNGKPEIPGTESSYFRIPDHLISPGFHTVALRSSQSLLPHVQRSIGFKIDPYNSLLTKPLVTMSYMNLMAGAFLIAAVYYFFLFLNSKRRHWDILIFGTICLLFFALLIMEYLKFHVVIPYSEFFIRLEIIGWLTFANALLVPAYFIIQFKFKKGIWLMTALLGTLIFLYVSNYGHYDLTARLYSLAMLIANFIVVLNAIIQKEKGGFILLVGLIISALVAKFIFYDYGLFISFTIIVLCMLYLHSIRTSVIEAEHQHALLLSSKLQLELLKKNIQPHFLRNTLTSMMDWVEESPKEGALFIQALASEFDIMNEISEQTLIPVTKELELCRQHLSVMGFRKEINYRWEQIGIDETQLIPPAIIHTLLENGITHSEPLPGNTITFVLHYSASKESKQYVFETIAKNQQIITDRTGGNGFKYIKARLTESYGDNWKFISGATEKGWRSTIQILS; translated from the coding sequence ATGCCGGTCATTCCGGTAGAAGTAAAAACATGTGAACTGCTCTACAGGCTTTCAAACGGCTATCCTTTTTTACGAATTACCTTGTATATTTACAATATGCATCATTTTATGTTTTTGCTGATATTTCTCGGCATACTGAACCCATCTGTGATTCGTACGGAAGACCCCATACCTGTTTACAAAACAGGTGATGATTTAGCCTGGGCTTCCAAAGACTATAATGATAAAAACTGGACTAAGGATAGAGGCAATACCGGCAACAATATCTTCTGGTCCCGGACACATCTGGAAATCCGTCAGGTTGAAGACCAATTCTTACCCCTTGGCCTCCAGATTGAATCCTTTGGATCATTTGATGTTTATTGGGATGGCGTATTTATCGGGAATAACGGAAAAATTCCTCAAAATGGCAAACCTGAAATACCTGGTACAGAAAGCAGTTATTTCAGGATTCCGGATCATCTGATTTCACCCGGTTTTCATACGGTTGCCTTAAGGAGTTCACAATCCTTACTTCCGCATGTCCAACGCAGCATCGGATTTAAAATAGACCCTTATAATTCTTTACTGACAAAACCATTGGTTACTATGTCCTACATGAACCTGATGGCCGGTGCTTTTCTTATTGCAGCAGTGTATTACTTTTTTCTTTTCCTGAACAGCAAACGCAGACACTGGGATATCCTGATCTTTGGCACCATATGTCTTCTTTTCTTCGCTTTACTGATCATGGAATACCTGAAATTTCATGTGGTGATCCCTTACTCTGAATTCTTTATACGGCTGGAAATCATAGGCTGGCTTACATTTGCTAATGCACTACTCGTCCCTGCCTATTTTATCATCCAGTTTAAGTTTAAAAAGGGAATATGGTTAATGACTGCTTTACTTGGAACATTAATATTTTTATATGTATCAAATTATGGACATTATGACCTGACTGCCCGCCTTTATAGCCTTGCCATGCTGATCGCCAACTTTATCGTCGTCCTGAATGCTATTATTCAAAAAGAAAAGGGTGGCTTTATTTTATTGGTGGGCCTTATCATAAGTGCTCTGGTGGCTAAATTTATATTTTATGATTATGGACTATTTATCAGTTTTACAATAATTGTATTGTGTATGCTCTATCTGCATTCGATCAGAACCAGCGTGATTGAAGCTGAACATCAGCATGCTTTACTCCTATCCTCAAAGCTGCAACTGGAACTGCTTAAAAAGAATATTCAACCTCATTTTTTAAGAAACACCCTGACCTCGATGATGGATTGGGTTGAAGAATCTCCAAAGGAAGGAGCCCTTTTTATACAAGCATTAGCCTCAGAATTTGACATTATGAATGAAATTTCTGAACAAACCCTGATCCCTGTGACAAAGGAACTGGAGCTTTGCCGTCAGCATCTTTCTGTTATGGGTTTCCGTAAAGAAATCAATTATCGGTGGGAGCAAATCGGGATAGATGAAACACAGCTCATCCCTCCCGCTATTATTCATACATTGCTGGAAAATGGCATTACCCATAGTGAACCACTTCCCGGAAACACCATTACTTTTGTATTGCATTACTCCGCTTCAAAGGAAAGTAAGCAATATGTATTTGAAACCATCGCAAAGAATCAACAAATAATAACAGACAGAACAGGTGGCAATGGTTTTAAATATATCAAAGCACGTCTCACTGAAAGCTATGGAGATAACTGGAAATTCATTTCTGGTGCCACAGAAAAAGGTTGGAGATCCACCATTCAAATTTTATCATAA
- a CDS encoding outer membrane beta-barrel family protein codes for MKQIILFLIMVTVQYSFAQQAQITGMINENPSTPLAYVTVILTDNTEKPVVTSISDTKGIFRLDNIPVGNYTISYKLMGFKTIIRPINISLGGSVNIGTIVLEPDAKLLQEVALKGQRGSVSLKLDKKVFEVGKDVLSQSGAVTDLLNMVPSVSVNPGGGISLRGNSNVLVLINGRRTGLTQGNALEQLPADQVERVEVITNPSSRFDAAGSAGIINIILKKNKKAGFSGQMRVVGGIPNETRISPSINFKSNKLNLFATYGLRLSDYVGLYTMQQSTGLSGTPVYLNQRQDENRHDDARLLYFGADYQIDEHNTITAAFLRNSTRDHDKSRLNYLYSDKRGVLDSSLTRNGESWEKRSYNQLEFNYTKSFDRTGKKLTVDMQYDFWDSDKEWNLETSRIFPLPNTFPTIRTSSIGGSKDLMIKTDMIQPLDSTSTLEYGLKVEDRRVNTDFIAEQQNVSGWEIIDQIDNHLLYKELIGSAYVQFSGKKGDFSYQGGLRGELTRIGIEDRMGSYTNNKNYGRLFPTINMSYHFNKETTLQGSYSKRINRPSLNMIYPFNELTDLSTRYVGNPDLNPSYAHVFELGFLKNWKTLTFNPSLYYQRNNGVIEDYTYRNPDGLFITMPVNIDKETRMGMELSLLYNPAKWLQVNAELNLFHYAKKGLYQNQIFDYSGDTFTSRVSAQLKLKDKLAFQTVYNFRGANATAQTHTNAVHSIDFGCSKTFLKDKATVTFDVSNLFALRKLTSSTVGSDYVINQMNIPNAARYRLTLVYRLNLKDNQNVRQAKSGNRD; via the coding sequence ATGAAACAAATAATACTTTTTCTGATCATGGTAACTGTACAATACTCCTTTGCACAGCAGGCCCAGATAACCGGCATGATTAATGAAAATCCATCTACTCCTTTGGCCTATGTCACTGTAATACTAACTGATAATACAGAAAAGCCTGTTGTTACCAGTATTTCTGACACAAAAGGAATATTCCGGTTGGATAATATACCTGTTGGGAATTATACAATCAGTTATAAATTGATGGGTTTTAAAACCATTATTAGACCCATAAACATTAGTCTGGGGGGGAGTGTAAACATTGGAACCATAGTTTTAGAGCCTGATGCAAAATTATTACAGGAAGTTGCCTTAAAAGGGCAGCGTGGATCGGTGAGTTTAAAACTTGACAAAAAAGTTTTTGAAGTCGGAAAAGATGTGCTCTCCCAATCAGGAGCGGTAACGGATCTTTTGAATATGGTCCCTTCAGTGAGTGTAAATCCTGGCGGTGGGATCAGTTTACGGGGCAACAGCAATGTACTGGTATTGATCAACGGGAGGCGAACGGGATTAACACAGGGAAATGCGTTGGAACAATTACCTGCTGACCAGGTGGAACGGGTAGAAGTGATTACTAATCCTTCTTCCAGGTTTGATGCAGCCGGTTCGGCCGGAATCATTAATATTATCCTGAAAAAGAATAAAAAAGCAGGTTTTAGTGGTCAAATGCGTGTTGTGGGTGGTATTCCGAACGAAACCAGGATCAGTCCCAGTATTAATTTTAAATCGAATAAACTCAATTTGTTTGCTACTTATGGACTGAGATTATCCGATTATGTGGGATTATACACCATGCAACAATCTACCGGGCTTTCTGGTACACCGGTTTACCTGAATCAGCGCCAGGATGAGAACAGGCATGATGATGCCAGATTGCTGTATTTTGGTGCAGATTACCAGATCGATGAGCATAATACAATTACTGCCGCATTTCTCCGAAATTCGACAAGGGATCATGATAAGTCAAGGCTGAACTACCTTTACTCAGACAAAAGAGGTGTGCTTGATAGTAGTTTAACTCGTAATGGAGAATCCTGGGAGAAAAGAAGCTATAATCAGCTGGAATTTAATTATACCAAAAGCTTTGATCGAACAGGTAAGAAATTGACGGTGGATATGCAATATGATTTTTGGGACAGTGACAAGGAATGGAATCTGGAAACCAGTCGGATTTTCCCCTTACCCAATACATTTCCAACGATCAGGACAAGTTCAATCGGGGGAAGTAAAGACCTGATGATTAAAACGGATATGATACAACCACTGGATAGTACCTCCACACTTGAATATGGATTAAAAGTAGAGGATCGCAGGGTAAACACTGATTTTATTGCTGAACAACAAAATGTTTCAGGTTGGGAGATCATTGACCAGATTGATAATCATCTTTTGTATAAAGAACTGATCGGAAGTGCCTACGTACAATTTTCCGGGAAGAAAGGTGATTTTAGCTACCAGGGAGGATTGCGTGGTGAACTTACCCGGATAGGAATTGAAGACCGAATGGGCAGTTATACCAATAATAAAAATTATGGACGTCTATTTCCAACGATCAATATGAGTTATCATTTTAACAAAGAAACCACTCTGCAGGGGAGCTACAGCAAACGGATCAACCGGCCGTCCCTGAATATGATCTATCCTTTCAATGAACTGACTGATTTGAGTACCCGTTATGTTGGCAATCCGGATCTTAATCCATCTTATGCTCATGTATTTGAACTAGGTTTTTTAAAGAACTGGAAGACGCTTACTTTTAATCCTTCGCTGTATTATCAAAGAAATAATGGAGTTATTGAAGATTATACCTACAGAAACCCTGATGGACTTTTCATTACAATGCCAGTCAATATCGATAAGGAAACCCGGATGGGTATGGAATTGTCGTTATTGTATAATCCTGCTAAATGGTTGCAGGTTAATGCGGAACTTAATTTATTTCATTATGCTAAAAAAGGTCTTTATCAGAATCAGATCTTCGATTATTCAGGGGACACTTTTACTTCACGGGTAAGTGCCCAATTGAAATTGAAAGATAAGCTTGCTTTCCAGACGGTATATAATTTCCGGGGTGCTAATGCTACAGCACAAACCCATACAAATGCGGTACACAGTATTGATTTTGGATGTAGTAAAACTTTCTTAAAAGATAAGGCTACCGTTACATTTGATGTCAGTAACCTTTTTGCATTACGGAAATTAACAAGTAGTACGGTAGGATCAGATTACGTAATCAATCAGATGAATATTCCTAATGCTGCGCGATATAGGTTGACACTGGTCTATCGTCTTAATCTAAAAGATAATCAGAATGTGAGACAGGCAAAAAGTGGAAATCGGGATTAA
- a CDS encoding HIT family protein — protein MTDCIFCKIINRELPASIIHEDDHVIAFMDIQPVNPGHILVVPKVHKELIAEVDEDLTSRMFKIAAKINRAIRKSNIHSEGINYFLADGEAAGQEVFHTHLHIFPRFRNDGFGLRFSENYTQLPQREELDEICVTIKESME, from the coding sequence ATGACCGACTGTATTTTTTGTAAAATAATCAACAGAGAACTTCCCGCCAGTATTATTCATGAAGATGATCATGTGATTGCTTTTATGGACATACAACCCGTTAATCCGGGGCACATATTGGTCGTTCCAAAAGTTCACAAAGAACTTATTGCGGAAGTTGATGAGGACTTAACTTCCAGGATGTTTAAGATCGCAGCTAAAATTAATCGTGCGATCAGAAAATCGAATATACATTCTGAGGGTATTAATTATTTTCTTGCGGATGGTGAGGCGGCTGGACAGGAAGTTTTTCATACCCATCTGCATATTTTTCCAAGATTCCGGAATGATGGTTTTGGGCTGAGGTTCAGCGAAAATTACACCCAGCTGCCACAACGGGAAGAACTGGATGAAATTTGCGTAACGATTAAGGAATCGATGGAATAG